A genomic region of Marinobacter sp. NP-4(2019) contains the following coding sequences:
- the nuoJ gene encoding NADH-quinone oxidoreductase subunit J has translation MELAFYLSGLVAVLATVGVITGKNPVHAVVYLIVSLIAVALVFFALGAPFAGALEIIVYAGAIMVLFVFVVMMLNLGPDADSDSAGWRHPRHWVGPSILAVILLAVLVTLLIRGDMAQVIAGDLLTARSVALTLFGPWLMVVELSGLLLLGALIAASHVGRRSNPLRNRSGH, from the coding sequence ATGGAACTGGCATTTTATCTGAGTGGTCTGGTGGCGGTACTGGCCACAGTGGGTGTGATCACCGGCAAGAATCCGGTGCATGCGGTGGTGTACCTGATTGTCTCGCTGATTGCGGTTGCCCTGGTGTTCTTTGCCCTGGGGGCACCCTTTGCGGGAGCCCTGGAAATCATTGTCTACGCTGGTGCCATCATGGTCCTGTTCGTGTTTGTGGTGATGATGCTCAACCTGGGCCCGGACGCTGACAGCGACAGCGCGGGCTGGCGCCACCCGCGCCACTGGGTTGGCCCCTCAATTCTGGCAGTCATCCTCCTGGCTGTGCTGGTGACCCTGCTGATACGGGGGGACATGGCTCAGGTCATTGCGGGCGACCTGCTGACCGCACGGTCGGTGGCTCTGACCCTGTTCGGACCCTGGCTTATGGTGGTTGAGCTGTCGGGGCTGCTGTTACTGGGGGCGCTGATTGCAGCCTCTCATGTCGGGCGTCGTTCGAATCCGTTACGAAACAGGAGTGGTCACTGA
- the nuoN gene encoding NADH-quinone oxidoreductase subunit NuoN encodes MMLTTAHLVTVLPLIIVASTAVIVMLGVAWQRNHAVTALVSAAGLAFGLLALPLTSPATSSPPLMQVDGLAVMAGTMILVSALVTVILSHHYLTGYIGPKDEFYLLLLCATAGALALVASNHLAMLFISLELLSMPLYGMLAYSYRAERSLEAGIKYLLLSAAATAFLLFGMALIYARTGYLDLAGVAGALVQAPDAWMLAGAVLMVVGLGFKLSVVPFHLWTPDVYQGGPAPAIIFLATVSKLAVFVVLLRLVLAAPVFSSEWQQTLITVLALLTMLGGNLLALFQANLKRLLGYSSIAHFGYLLVAIVAGNTLATETTGVYLITYLVTTLAAFGVVTLVSSPFGGEDADGLPVYRGLFWRRPYLAAVMTVSFLSLAGIPLTAGFIGKFYVIALGVADSRWWLVGGVVAGSAIGLYYYLRVMVTLYLPEPGMRRRDVTNDWGSRIGGLTLMALAVVILVLGIYPAPMIDWVQRLSP; translated from the coding sequence CTGATGCTGACGACCGCGCACCTTGTCACGGTACTGCCCCTGATCATTGTCGCTTCGACGGCGGTGATCGTCATGCTCGGGGTTGCCTGGCAGCGGAATCACGCGGTTACCGCCCTGGTCTCGGCGGCGGGCCTGGCTTTTGGTCTGTTGGCGCTGCCCCTGACGTCTCCGGCGACAAGTTCCCCGCCTCTGATGCAGGTGGATGGGTTGGCAGTCATGGCTGGCACGATGATTCTTGTCTCGGCGCTGGTGACGGTGATCCTGAGCCATCATTACCTGACCGGCTACATCGGGCCGAAGGATGAGTTTTATCTGCTGCTGTTGTGCGCCACCGCTGGTGCTCTGGCGCTGGTGGCCAGCAACCACCTGGCAATGCTGTTTATCAGCCTGGAGCTTCTGTCCATGCCCTTGTACGGCATGCTGGCATACAGCTATCGCGCCGAGCGCTCTTTGGAAGCGGGTATCAAGTATCTGTTGTTGTCGGCTGCGGCCACGGCGTTCCTGCTGTTTGGTATGGCGCTGATATACGCCCGCACCGGCTACCTGGATCTGGCCGGTGTGGCCGGAGCGCTGGTGCAGGCACCGGATGCCTGGATGCTTGCCGGCGCTGTACTGATGGTGGTTGGGCTGGGTTTCAAGCTGTCCGTGGTGCCCTTTCACCTGTGGACACCCGACGTTTATCAGGGAGGGCCGGCGCCCGCCATCATCTTCCTCGCCACCGTCAGCAAGCTGGCGGTGTTCGTGGTGCTGTTAAGGCTGGTGCTGGCGGCACCGGTCTTTAGCAGTGAGTGGCAGCAGACCCTGATTACAGTACTGGCGCTACTGACCATGTTGGGGGGTAATCTTCTGGCCCTGTTTCAGGCCAATCTCAAGCGACTGCTGGGTTATTCATCCATCGCCCATTTTGGATATCTGCTGGTAGCAATCGTCGCGGGCAATACCCTGGCTACGGAAACCACCGGCGTCTACCTGATTACCTACCTGGTCACCACTCTGGCGGCCTTTGGTGTGGTTACTCTGGTCTCAAGCCCGTTCGGCGGCGAGGACGCCGACGGATTGCCGGTTTATCGCGGCCTGTTCTGGCGGCGCCCCTACTTGGCCGCGGTGATGACTGTCAGCTTCCTGTCACTGGCGGGCATCCCGTTAACCGCTGGCTTTATCGGGAAGTTCTACGTGATTGCCCTGGGCGTTGCCGACAGCCGCTGGTGGCTGGTGGGCGGGGTTGTCGCAGGTAGTGCCATCGGCCTGTACTACTACCTGCGAGTGATGGTGACCTTGTACCTGCCGGAGCCCGGTATGCGTCGCCGGGATGTCACCAATGACTGGGGCAGTCGCATTGGCGGCCTGACCCTGATGGCCCTGGCTGTGGTGATTCTTGTGCTTGGTATCTACCCCGCCCCGATGATTGACTGGGTCCAGCGACTGAGCCCCTGA
- a CDS encoding NAD(P)/FAD-dependent oxidoreductase codes for MDNLHHIVVVGGGAGGLELVTSLGNKLGRKRRARITLVDAGLTHVWKPLLHEVASGSLDASANEINYRAHAQKHHYEFQLGCMSGLDRDAKQLVIAPFHDEDGVEVVPERRISYDTLVVAVGSTANDFGTPGAQEHCLFLDSLMQARRFHNLLLNAFLRKNHDANQGQSHELPITIIGAGATGVELAAELRLASRELPVFGMSHLQPSDVSISVIEAADRILPALPERLSAAATRELERQSVKVMTGQPVSEVRAQSIVMKDGTELPSEMTIWAAGIKAPGFLAELDGLEVNRGNQLMVEQTLQTTRDNSIFALGDCAACPQPDSDRPVPPRAQAAHQQADALFKTLCNRLEGKEAVPFVYNDYGSLINFSHYTTVGNLMGNLSGRSMYIEGKVARLFYVSLYRMHQVALHGFLRTGVIWLMDRINRAMHPRLKLH; via the coding sequence ATGGATAACCTTCATCACATTGTCGTGGTCGGCGGTGGTGCCGGCGGTCTTGAGCTTGTCACCAGCCTGGGCAACAAACTTGGCAGGAAACGCCGGGCGCGCATTACCCTGGTGGATGCCGGCCTGACCCATGTCTGGAAACCCCTGCTTCACGAAGTGGCCTCCGGATCACTCGATGCCAGTGCCAACGAGATCAACTACCGCGCCCATGCCCAAAAGCACCACTACGAGTTCCAGCTTGGCTGCATGAGCGGACTGGATCGTGACGCCAAACAGCTGGTGATCGCACCCTTTCACGATGAAGACGGCGTGGAAGTGGTTCCGGAGCGTCGCATCAGCTATGACACTCTGGTGGTGGCTGTCGGCAGCACCGCCAACGATTTCGGCACTCCCGGCGCCCAGGAGCACTGTCTGTTCCTGGACAGCCTGATGCAGGCTCGCCGTTTCCATAACCTGTTGCTCAATGCTTTCCTGCGCAAGAACCACGATGCCAACCAGGGTCAGTCCCACGAACTGCCCATCACCATCATCGGCGCCGGGGCCACGGGCGTGGAACTGGCAGCGGAGCTGCGTCTGGCCTCGCGGGAGTTACCGGTCTTTGGTATGAGTCATCTGCAGCCATCGGATGTTTCAATTTCCGTTATCGAGGCGGCTGACCGAATCCTGCCGGCCTTGCCCGAACGCCTGTCCGCTGCCGCCACCCGTGAACTGGAGCGGCAAAGCGTCAAGGTCATGACCGGACAACCGGTGAGCGAAGTGCGCGCGCAAAGCATTGTGATGAAGGACGGCACCGAACTGCCTTCGGAAATGACCATCTGGGCCGCCGGTATCAAGGCACCCGGCTTTCTCGCGGAGCTCGATGGCCTTGAAGTGAACCGGGGCAACCAGCTGATGGTGGAGCAGACTCTGCAAACCACCCGTGACAACAGCATTTTCGCCCTGGGTGACTGTGCCGCCTGCCCCCAGCCGGATTCAGACAGACCGGTGCCGCCAAGGGCCCAGGCCGCCCACCAACAGGCGGATGCACTGTTCAAGACACTCTGTAACCGACTCGAAGGCAAAGAGGCCGTGCCCTTTGTCTACAATGATTACGGCTCATTGATCAACTTCAGTCACTACACCACTGTCGGCAACCTGATGGGCAACCTGTCCGGGCGCAGCATGTACATTGAAGGCAAGGTGGCTCGCCTGTTCTATGTTTCCCTCTACCGCATGCACCAGGTCGCCCTGCACGGATTCCTGAGGACCGGCGTGATCTGGCTGATGGACAGGATCAACCGCGCCATGCATCCGCGGCTCAAACTGCACTAA
- the nuoK gene encoding NADH-quinone oxidoreductase subunit NuoK: MSGIPVEHGLILAAILFVLGLAGLMLRRNMLFVLMSLEVMLNAAALAFVVGATAWKQPDGQAMFLLVITLAAAEAAVGLALMIQLYQRVRSLNLDLTSRMRG; this comes from the coding sequence ATGTCGGGCATCCCGGTGGAACACGGTCTGATCCTGGCCGCCATTCTCTTTGTGCTGGGTCTGGCGGGGCTGATGTTGAGACGGAACATGCTGTTCGTACTGATGAGTCTGGAGGTCATGCTGAATGCGGCGGCCCTTGCCTTTGTGGTGGGCGCCACGGCCTGGAAACAGCCCGATGGCCAGGCCATGTTCCTGCTGGTGATTACCCTGGCGGCCGCTGAAGCCGCGGTGGGGCTGGCACTGATGATTCAGCTCTACCAGCGTGTGCGGTCCCTGAATCTGGATCTGACCAGCAGGATGCGTGGATGA
- the nuoI gene encoding NADH-quinone oxidoreductase subunit NuoI: protein MEKEKVPYIKSVLWLVPATWTQLRTLGMVFMHSFRKRETVNYPEEEVYLPPRYRGRIVLTRDPDGEERCVACNLCAVACPVDCISLQKGEQEDGRWYPEFFRINFSRCIFCGMCEEACPTSAIQLTPDFEMGEYDRQELVYEKEDLLINGPGKDHDYHFYKVAGMAIGGKDKGQALNEEEPVDVRSLLP from the coding sequence ATGGAGAAAGAAAAGGTCCCATATATCAAATCCGTGTTGTGGCTGGTACCGGCGACCTGGACCCAGCTGCGGACCCTGGGAATGGTGTTCATGCACAGCTTCCGCAAGCGGGAGACCGTGAACTATCCGGAAGAAGAAGTCTATCTGCCGCCCCGCTACCGGGGCCGGATCGTGCTGACCCGCGATCCGGACGGCGAGGAACGCTGCGTTGCCTGCAACCTGTGTGCGGTGGCCTGTCCGGTGGACTGCATTTCCCTGCAGAAGGGGGAGCAGGAGGACGGTCGCTGGTACCCGGAGTTTTTCCGGATCAATTTTTCCCGCTGCATATTCTGTGGCATGTGTGAGGAAGCCTGTCCCACCTCGGCGATCCAGCTGACCCCGGACTTCGAGATGGGCGAGTACGACCGGCAGGAACTGGTTTACGAGAAAGAAGATCTGCTGATCAACGGGCCGGGCAAGGATCACGACTACCACTTCTACAAGGTGGCGGGGATGGCCATCGGCGGTAAGGACAAGGGCCAGGCTCTGAATGAGGAGGAGCCAGTGGACGTGCGTTCCTTGTTGCCATAA
- the nuoG gene encoding NADH-quinone oxidoreductase subunit NuoG, translating to MATIHVDGQSYEVNGADNLLQACLSLGLDIPYFCWHPAMGSVGACRQCAVRQYKDREDDKGMLVMSCMTPAADGTRIDIEDEEARAFRASVVEWLMINHPHDCPVCEEGGHCHLQDMTVMTGHDRRRYRFRKRTRRNQYLGPFIAHEMNRCITCYRCVRFYNDYAGGTDLGAFGAKDNIYFGRHQEGTLESRFAGNLTEVCPTGVFTDQSHSDHYTRKWDLQFAPGICHQCAVGCNISPGERYGDIRRIENRYHGEVNGFFLCDLGRFGYGYVNRQDRPRVPEFRPARERDQEPEALEVDTALARITEALRHAGRVIGIGSPRASLESNHQLRELVGEANFSTGINANEQVCLGLMDKLGRSCGLPAPTLREVEGHDAVLLLGEDPMESAARLGLAIRQAIKAPPDEYAAKLGIPHWNAEAMKTLAQDHRQPLFIAYPAETELDSLACNRVALAPADIARLGFAVAHAIDPAAPDVPDLDEVLKSRVSEIAGALLAAERPLVVSGGALDSPAIIRAAGNIARALARRARRGGLLFVRREVNSTGLSLLGGQPLEWALDQLAGGSADAAVILENDLYQRLPETRVDAALANAQTLVVLDHQRTRTLNRASFSLPAASFAEGDGTLVSLEGRAQRFFQVYEPSYFRPETRIHESWRWLHGLSAKLHGDTPGDITLDQVTAACSQACPDLAMITAAAPGAGFRIEGLRLAREPHRYSGRTSMRANQSVSEPRVPQDPDTALAFSMEGYSGFRYPHQQVPFAWAPGWNSPQAWNKFTDEVGGHLRGGDPGIRLLDPRPGHYNYECDIPAAFRPSDKECRALVLPCLFGGEETSARAEPIRQRMESPVLLLSDAEATALGVEPGGLVTVTAEKACVTLPARVPVDWPQGLVGLPAGTVPVGIGGGPVTLTVGPGSTPTPGEEVRP from the coding sequence ATGGCAACCATCCACGTGGACGGCCAGAGCTACGAGGTTAACGGGGCAGACAACCTGCTTCAGGCCTGCCTGTCCCTGGGCCTGGATATTCCCTATTTTTGCTGGCACCCGGCCATGGGCAGTGTAGGCGCCTGCCGCCAGTGCGCCGTGCGCCAGTACAAGGACCGCGAGGACGACAAGGGCATGCTGGTGATGTCCTGTATGACCCCGGCCGCGGACGGCACCCGCATTGATATTGAGGATGAGGAAGCCCGGGCCTTCCGCGCCAGCGTGGTGGAGTGGCTGATGATCAACCACCCCCACGACTGCCCGGTCTGCGAGGAAGGCGGCCACTGCCACCTGCAGGACATGACCGTGATGACCGGCCACGATCGCCGTCGATACCGGTTCCGCAAACGCACCCGTCGCAACCAGTATCTGGGCCCCTTCATTGCCCACGAGATGAACCGGTGTATCACCTGTTACCGATGTGTGCGCTTTTACAACGACTACGCCGGCGGCACCGACCTGGGCGCGTTTGGAGCCAAGGACAATATCTACTTTGGACGTCACCAGGAAGGTACCCTGGAAAGCCGCTTTGCCGGCAACCTGACCGAAGTCTGTCCCACCGGTGTATTCACCGACCAGAGCCATTCCGACCATTACACCCGCAAGTGGGACCTGCAGTTCGCGCCGGGTATCTGCCACCAGTGCGCGGTGGGGTGCAACATCAGCCCGGGCGAACGTTATGGTGATATCCGGCGAATTGAAAACCGCTACCACGGTGAGGTGAACGGGTTTTTCCTGTGTGACCTGGGCCGCTTCGGCTACGGCTATGTGAACCGGCAGGACCGGCCCAGAGTGCCGGAGTTCCGGCCAGCCCGGGAGCGGGATCAGGAGCCGGAGGCGCTGGAAGTGGATACGGCCCTGGCCCGGATCACGGAGGCCCTGCGCCACGCTGGTCGGGTTATCGGCATTGGCTCGCCCCGTGCCAGCCTGGAAAGCAATCACCAGCTGCGGGAGCTGGTGGGCGAGGCCAACTTTTCCACAGGCATTAATGCGAACGAGCAGGTATGTCTCGGCCTGATGGATAAACTGGGCCGCAGCTGCGGGCTGCCGGCGCCGACGTTGCGGGAGGTTGAAGGGCATGATGCCGTGCTCCTGCTCGGGGAAGATCCCATGGAGAGCGCGGCGCGCCTCGGTCTTGCTATCCGCCAGGCGATCAAGGCCCCACCGGATGAGTACGCGGCAAAATTGGGCATCCCACACTGGAACGCCGAAGCCATGAAAACCCTGGCTCAGGACCATCGCCAGCCGCTGTTCATTGCCTACCCGGCCGAGACTGAACTGGATTCCCTTGCCTGTAATCGAGTGGCACTTGCGCCCGCCGATATTGCACGGCTCGGATTTGCGGTGGCCCACGCCATTGATCCGGCAGCCCCTGATGTGCCTGATCTGGACGAGGTGCTGAAATCCCGTGTCTCTGAGATCGCCGGCGCGCTGCTGGCTGCGGAACGGCCGCTGGTGGTCAGCGGCGGTGCCCTGGATTCTCCGGCCATCATTCGGGCTGCCGGCAACATTGCCCGCGCGCTCGCCCGGCGGGCCCGCCGGGGCGGGCTGTTATTCGTCCGTCGGGAAGTGAACAGCACCGGCCTGTCCCTGCTGGGTGGTCAGCCTCTGGAGTGGGCACTTGATCAGCTGGCAGGCGGAAGCGCCGATGCGGCGGTTATCCTTGAGAATGACCTTTATCAGCGCCTGCCCGAAACCCGGGTTGACGCTGCCCTGGCCAACGCCCAGACGCTGGTGGTGCTGGACCATCAGCGTACCCGGACGCTGAACCGGGCAAGCTTTTCGCTGCCGGCGGCGAGTTTTGCCGAAGGTGATGGCACCCTCGTGAGCCTGGAAGGACGGGCTCAGCGCTTCTTCCAGGTATACGAGCCGAGTTATTTCCGTCCGGAAACCCGAATCCACGAGAGCTGGCGCTGGCTGCACGGGCTTTCGGCCAAATTGCACGGTGATACTCCGGGGGACATCACCCTGGACCAGGTGACAGCAGCCTGCAGCCAGGCCTGTCCGGATCTGGCGATGATTACCGCTGCCGCCCCCGGTGCCGGCTTCCGGATCGAGGGTTTGCGGCTGGCCCGGGAGCCCCACCGATACAGTGGCCGGACGTCCATGCGGGCAAACCAGAGCGTCAGTGAGCCCCGGGTGCCCCAGGATCCGGATACCGCACTCGCCTTTTCCATGGAAGGGTACAGCGGGTTCCGGTATCCCCACCAGCAGGTGCCCTTTGCCTGGGCGCCGGGCTGGAATTCACCCCAGGCCTGGAACAAGTTCACCGACGAAGTGGGCGGCCATTTGCGCGGGGGCGACCCGGGCATCCGGCTACTCGATCCGCGGCCTGGCCACTATAACTACGAGTGTGACATTCCGGCGGCCTTTCGGCCGTCCGACAAGGAGTGCCGGGCCCTGGTTCTGCCCTGCCTGTTCGGCGGCGAGGAAACCTCCGCCCGGGCGGAGCCCATTCGTCAGCGGATGGAGTCCCCGGTGCTGCTGCTCTCGGACGCCGAGGCTACAGCGTTGGGTGTCGAGCCGGGCGGACTGGTCACGGTAACTGCCGAGAAGGCTTGCGTGACGCTGCCGGCCCGTGTGCCGGTGGATTGGCCCCAGGGGCTGGTGGGTCTGCCGGCGGGCACGGTTCCGGTGGGGATTGGGGGCGGCCCGGTCACGCTGACCGTGGGCCCGGGATCCACGCCGACACCCGGTGAGGAGGTGCGCCCATGA
- the nuoM gene encoding NADH-quinone oxidoreductase subunit M, with product MILVWLILIPFLGGLLCWQADRWGEQVPRWIALATMLFVLVISLWLWVTGDFTFPQGAQNHWLLEWRTPWIPRFGVEVHLAIDGLSLILVALTGFLGALAVLCSWQEITHRIGFFHLNLLWILGGVVGVFLALDLFLFFLFWEMMLVPMYFLIALWGHSGSPGQTRIRAATRFFIYTQASGLLMLVAILSLVFIHFGNSGEWTFSYEALRQADVPEAMAPWLMLGFFVAFAVKLPVVPFHGWLPDAHAQAPTAGSVDLAGILLKTAAYGMLRFGLPLFPEESRAFAPVAMTLGLIGIIYGAVLACGQQDIKRLIAYTSISHMGFVLIAIYSGSTLAIQGAVVMMVAHAFSSAGLFILSGQLYERIHTRDMTIMGGLWGRIPVLPGFTLCFVVASLGMPATANFVGEFMILFGTFPTAPVVVVIASAGLVLAAIYSLTLMQRVHFGPVYRQGALAGPDWREYLMMLTLLALVILVGLYPQPLLDITAGLSGATAELFAGESVAGVFGEVR from the coding sequence ATGATCCTGGTCTGGCTGATTCTGATTCCTTTTCTGGGCGGTCTCTTGTGCTGGCAGGCGGATCGCTGGGGCGAGCAGGTACCACGGTGGATTGCCCTGGCGACCATGCTGTTTGTGCTGGTGATCAGCCTCTGGCTGTGGGTTACCGGAGATTTTACTTTTCCCCAGGGGGCCCAGAACCACTGGCTGCTGGAATGGCGGACACCCTGGATTCCCCGCTTCGGTGTTGAAGTGCACCTCGCCATTGACGGCCTGTCGCTGATCCTGGTGGCCCTCACAGGTTTCCTCGGCGCGCTGGCCGTGCTGTGTTCCTGGCAGGAGATCACCCATCGCATCGGTTTCTTTCACCTGAACCTGTTGTGGATCCTCGGTGGTGTCGTGGGGGTCTTCCTGGCGCTCGACCTGTTTCTGTTTTTCCTGTTCTGGGAAATGATGCTGGTGCCCATGTATTTCCTGATTGCGCTCTGGGGCCACAGCGGCTCACCAGGGCAAACCCGCATTCGTGCTGCCACCCGCTTCTTTATCTATACCCAGGCCAGCGGCCTGTTGATGCTGGTGGCGATTTTGTCACTGGTGTTTATTCATTTCGGTAACAGCGGCGAGTGGACATTCAGCTATGAGGCCCTGCGCCAGGCGGACGTGCCCGAAGCGATGGCGCCCTGGCTGATGCTGGGCTTCTTTGTCGCATTTGCCGTCAAACTGCCGGTGGTGCCCTTCCATGGCTGGTTGCCAGACGCCCATGCCCAGGCCCCGACCGCCGGCAGTGTCGATCTGGCAGGCATCCTGCTGAAAACTGCGGCTTACGGCATGCTGCGCTTCGGCCTGCCTCTGTTCCCGGAGGAGTCCCGGGCCTTTGCGCCGGTGGCCATGACGCTGGGCCTGATCGGTATCATCTATGGCGCGGTACTGGCGTGTGGCCAGCAGGACATCAAGCGGCTTATCGCCTACACCAGTATTTCCCATATGGGCTTTGTGCTGATTGCCATCTACTCCGGCTCCACACTGGCGATTCAGGGAGCGGTGGTGATGATGGTGGCCCACGCCTTTTCCTCGGCCGGGCTGTTCATCCTGAGCGGACAGCTGTATGAACGCATCCATACCCGTGATATGACCATCATGGGCGGCCTCTGGGGCCGGATACCGGTCTTGCCGGGGTTCACGCTGTGCTTTGTCGTGGCATCGCTGGGCATGCCGGCAACGGCGAATTTTGTCGGCGAGTTCATGATTCTGTTCGGCACCTTTCCGACCGCTCCAGTGGTCGTGGTGATTGCCAGTGCCGGGTTGGTGCTTGCTGCCATTTATTCTCTGACTCTGATGCAGCGGGTGCATTTCGGGCCCGTGTACCGGCAGGGAGCGCTGGCGGGGCCGGACTGGCGAGAGTACTTGATGATGCTGACCCTGCTGGCGCTGGTGATTCTGGTCGGGCTCTATCCCCAGCCCTTACTGGACATTACCGCCGGTCTGTCCGGTGCCACTGCCGAGTTGTTTGCCGGAGAAAGCGTGGCCGGGGTTTTCGGGGAGGTGCGCTGA
- the nuoL gene encoding NADH-quinone oxidoreductase subunit L — protein sequence MMELAVTLSFTLPLIGTLLLGFSGGRLGPRLASVIGVASIGLAALATAWAIALHAGGDETLRFTLWTWIEAGAFRPAIGLAVDGLALVMMAVITGVGFFIHLFAAWYMAGDAGVTRFYAWMNLFVFSMLILVLGDNLLLLFLGWEGVGLCSYLLIGYYYQDSANGRAAFKAFVVTRIGDVFLALGLFLIFRDLGTLDIQQVMVRASEVWSVGDPTVSLVALLVLGGALGKSAQLPLHTWLPDAMAGPTPVSALIHAATMVTAGVYLIARLNGVFLLAPDVLWLVGVIGAVSLLLAAFAALAQTDIKRILAYSTMSQIGYMFLALGVGAFDAAIFHLVTHAFFKALLFLSAGAVIISCHHEQDMARLGGLRKRLPVAYGGFLVGGAALVALPLVTAGFYSKDEILWQAMAAGEQGLLLAGLLGAFLTCIYTVRLILGTFHGDCGSDNARNAEPGTNPLTHHLPLVVLAVLSTVLGAWLYPHLGGLFPAPPGAGTDAGHTLLQILATSTVIAGLVTAGWLFLARLQWLRRQAGHGLGALLWSLWHRAWGFDALYDRLLVRPWQHMVRMLRYDLVNMTLNLLALLAKLLNGGLVRAQNGRVRSYATVMILGATVLLLALVLFPEGVA from the coding sequence ATGATGGAGTTGGCCGTTACCCTGTCGTTTACGCTTCCCCTGATCGGTACCCTGCTGCTGGGTTTTTCCGGCGGTCGTCTGGGGCCCCGGTTGGCTTCTGTGATCGGTGTTGCCAGTATCGGACTGGCGGCGCTGGCGACGGCCTGGGCGATTGCGCTCCATGCCGGCGGCGACGAAACCCTGCGTTTTACGCTCTGGACCTGGATCGAGGCGGGTGCGTTCAGGCCTGCTATCGGCCTGGCGGTGGATGGCCTGGCCCTGGTGATGATGGCGGTTATTACCGGCGTCGGTTTTTTCATTCACCTGTTCGCCGCCTGGTACATGGCGGGGGATGCGGGGGTCACCCGTTTCTATGCCTGGATGAACCTGTTCGTCTTCAGCATGCTGATCCTGGTACTGGGGGACAACCTGTTGCTGCTGTTCCTGGGCTGGGAAGGTGTGGGCCTGTGCAGTTACCTGCTGATCGGCTATTACTACCAGGACAGCGCCAACGGCCGAGCGGCGTTCAAGGCGTTTGTGGTGACCCGGATCGGCGATGTCTTCCTGGCGCTGGGTTTGTTCCTGATCTTCCGGGATCTGGGTACCCTGGACATCCAGCAGGTGATGGTTCGGGCCTCCGAAGTCTGGTCGGTCGGTGATCCTACCGTCAGCCTGGTTGCGCTGCTGGTGCTTGGCGGGGCCCTGGGTAAATCGGCCCAGCTGCCGCTGCACACCTGGTTGCCGGACGCCATGGCGGGCCCGACCCCGGTGTCGGCGCTGATCCACGCGGCCACCATGGTGACCGCCGGGGTCTACCTGATCGCGCGGCTGAACGGCGTTTTCCTGCTGGCGCCGGATGTGCTCTGGCTGGTCGGTGTGATTGGTGCGGTCTCGCTGCTGCTGGCGGCGTTTGCCGCTCTTGCCCAGACCGACATCAAGCGGATCCTGGCGTATTCCACCATGAGCCAGATCGGCTACATGTTTCTGGCGCTCGGGGTCGGTGCCTTTGACGCGGCCATTTTCCACCTGGTCACCCATGCCTTTTTCAAGGCGCTGTTGTTCCTGTCGGCCGGTGCCGTGATCATCAGTTGTCACCACGAACAGGACATGGCCAGACTGGGCGGCCTGCGAAAGCGGCTGCCGGTCGCCTATGGCGGTTTCCTGGTGGGCGGCGCGGCCCTGGTGGCCCTTCCGCTGGTAACGGCTGGCTTCTACAGCAAGGATGAAATTCTCTGGCAAGCCATGGCTGCCGGCGAGCAGGGGCTTTTGCTGGCGGGCCTGCTGGGCGCGTTTCTGACCTGTATTTACACGGTGCGATTGATTCTCGGGACCTTCCACGGAGACTGTGGCAGCGACAACGCCCGTAACGCCGAGCCAGGCACCAACCCGCTGACCCATCACCTGCCTCTGGTGGTGCTGGCGGTTTTATCCACCGTTCTGGGCGCGTGGCTGTATCCACATCTCGGTGGCCTGTTCCCGGCGCCGCCCGGAGCCGGCACCGACGCCGGGCACACCTTGCTCCAGATACTGGCCACCAGCACCGTGATCGCGGGCCTGGTAACGGCGGGCTGGCTGTTTCTGGCCCGCCTCCAGTGGCTGCGTCGCCAGGCCGGTCATGGCCTGGGCGCCCTGTTGTGGTCGCTGTGGCACCGGGCCTGGGGATTTGATGCCCTGTATGACCGGCTTCTGGTCAGGCCCTGGCAACATATGGTCCGGATGCTGAGGTACGACCTGGTGAACATGACGCTCAACCTGCTGGCGCTGTTGGCCAAACTCCTCAATGGTGGGTTGGTGCGGGCCCAGAACGGCCGGGTCCGGAGCTACGCGACAGTGATGATTCTGGGTGCCACGGTGCTTCTGCTGGCGCTGGTCCTGTTCCCGGAGGGTGTCGCATGA